The segment GCGGTCATCACCACTGCCGGGTCGAACGCTGAAAGCGGCATGCCGGCGAACTCGTAGAATTCGGTGGCGGTCGCGGCAGGAAGAACGAGCTGCAGCCTGACGCCGGTTCCGGCAAGCTCCTCCTGCAGGCCACGGCTGAAGTTCACCACATAACCCTTGGTGCCGCTGTAGAGGGAGGTGATCGGCAGCGAGTGCAGTGCCATGACCGAGGCTATGTTGATTATCGCCCCTGCGTTGCGCGACAGGAATGCCGGGAGCGCCGCTCGGGTCAGGCGCGTCAGCGCCGTGATGTTAAGGGCGATGGTCGACGCGGCATTCTCGTCGGACGTATTGTTCGTCGATCGCTGCGCCGTGCTGCGCGCCGGCTTGGCCAGTTGTATGACGTGGCACTGGTCCCAACCGGGCTGACATCGACGCAAACTCTTCTGCTCGGCCAGATCGACGGGCTCGCGGCCGCTTACGGCGAGGATGGGCCGACGCTGCAAGTCCTCGCCGACCGCCTGGCGATCCAGATCTCAGCGCTGACGCATGCCCTGCGGCCCCTTGTGCGCGACGGTCTGGTCGAGGTCCGCCACGATACCCAGGTCGGCGAACCAAGCATGCTGTGCTGACGCG is part of the Mesorhizobium sp. L-2-11 genome and harbors:
- a CDS encoding SDR family NAD(P)-dependent oxidoreductase codes for the protein MRRCQPGWDQCHVIQLAKPARSTAQRSTNNTSDENAASTIALNITALTRLTRAALPAFLSRNAGAIINIASVMALHSLPITSLYSGTKGYVVNFSRGLQEELAGTGVRLQLVLPAATATEFYEFAGMPLSAFDPAVVMTAEDMVDAALAGFDQGEAITLPSVHDRALWETYDAARATLFAATQTGEPAPRYQAA
- a CDS encoding MarR family transcriptional regulator; the protein is MALVPTGLTSTQTLLLGQIDGLAAAYGEDGPTLQVLADRLAIQISALTHALRPLVRDGLVEVRHDTQVGEPSMLC